One genomic region from Actinocatenispora thailandica encodes:
- a CDS encoding alkaline phosphatase family protein produces MPEDPPHGTTRRRFLGTAGATAAGAAALSLLPGSMRKALAAPAEPLHSLRQIEHVIFLMQENRSFDHYFGTLKGVRGFDDPDAITLSTGRSVFHQPDPENPDGYLLPFRYDTKTTSGIKAYGTGHAWDAQHLSGNGGKMDNWVPTHRRLDGATRGPFTMAYYTREDLPFHYALADAFTVCDSYFCSVLGPTHPNRVMAISGTVDPDGTLGGPVVDNHSTGFRWTTYPERLQRAGISWRYCTAYPPDTDLGWFKAFQDARPGDALYDNAMVPYSPSMVADMIRGGDLPSVTWLDAQYLPSVYGLPEAAEGPGNFPAAGAEYIWTVLDALGSRPDVWAKTVFVIVYDENDGLFDHVPPPRPPEGTPGEWVTVDPLPAGAVGIAGPVGPGYRVPALVISPWSTGGWVCSEPFDHTSQLRFLERRFGVRESNISAWRRRTVGDLTSALRLGHAAPRFPRLPDPTPLLAVEQREAATLPLPTVPTSQQVPHQEPGHRPHTR; encoded by the coding sequence ATGCCGGAAGACCCCCCGCACGGCACCACTCGACGCAGGTTCCTCGGTACGGCTGGCGCGACGGCGGCCGGCGCGGCAGCACTGTCGCTGCTGCCCGGGTCGATGCGCAAGGCGCTCGCCGCCCCGGCCGAGCCGCTGCACTCGTTGCGGCAGATCGAGCACGTCATCTTCCTGATGCAGGAGAACCGCTCGTTCGACCACTACTTCGGCACGCTCAAGGGTGTCCGCGGGTTCGACGACCCGGACGCGATCACCCTGTCCACCGGGCGTTCGGTGTTCCACCAGCCCGACCCGGAGAACCCGGACGGCTACCTGCTGCCGTTCCGGTACGACACGAAGACCACCAGCGGCATCAAGGCGTACGGCACGGGACACGCCTGGGACGCGCAGCACCTGTCCGGCAACGGCGGGAAGATGGACAACTGGGTGCCCACCCATCGCAGGCTGGACGGGGCGACCAGGGGCCCGTTCACCATGGCGTACTACACCCGGGAGGACCTGCCCTTCCACTACGCGCTCGCCGACGCCTTCACGGTGTGCGACAGCTACTTCTGCTCGGTGCTCGGCCCGACGCACCCCAACCGCGTGATGGCGATCAGCGGTACCGTCGACCCGGACGGCACGCTCGGCGGCCCGGTCGTCGACAACCACTCCACCGGCTTCCGTTGGACCACGTACCCGGAGCGGTTGCAGCGGGCCGGGATCAGCTGGCGCTACTGCACCGCATACCCGCCGGACACCGATCTGGGCTGGTTCAAGGCGTTCCAGGACGCCAGGCCGGGCGATGCGTTGTACGACAACGCGATGGTGCCGTACTCGCCGTCCATGGTCGCCGACATGATCCGCGGCGGCGACCTGCCGTCGGTGACCTGGCTGGACGCCCAGTACCTGCCGTCGGTGTACGGGCTGCCCGAGGCTGCCGAGGGTCCCGGCAACTTCCCGGCGGCCGGCGCCGAGTACATCTGGACGGTGCTCGACGCGCTGGGTTCACGGCCCGACGTGTGGGCCAAGACCGTCTTCGTCATCGTGTACGACGAGAACGACGGCCTGTTCGACCACGTGCCGCCGCCGCGACCGCCGGAGGGTACGCCGGGCGAGTGGGTCACCGTGGACCCGCTGCCCGCCGGCGCGGTCGGGATAGCCGGCCCGGTCGGCCCCGGCTACCGGGTGCCGGCGCTGGTGATCTCGCCGTGGAGCACCGGCGGCTGGGTGTGCAGCGAGCCGTTCGACCACACCTCGCAGCTACGGTTCCTGGAGCGGCGTTTCGGCGTGCGCGAGAGCAACATCAGTGCCTGGCGCCGCCGTACGGTGGGGGACCTGACCTCGGCGCTGCGGCTCGGCCACGCCGCCCCGAGGTTCCCGCGGCTGCCCGACCCGACGCCACTGCTCGCGGTCGAGCAGCGGGAGGCGGCGACGCTGCCGCTGCCGACCGTGCCGACGAGCCAGCAGGTTCCGCACCAGGAGCCGGGCCACCGTCCGCACACCCGCTGA
- a CDS encoding NADP-dependent oxidoreductase, with protein MKAIVVTDEAAGLAGMTLAQRPEPAAAINDVVVAVHASGFVPTELEWPSTWVDRAGRDRTPSVAGHELAGVVSSLGYGTTGLSVGQRVFGIADWHRDGTLAEYVAVEARNLAPLPGDVEFTVAASLPISGLTAWQGLFDHGHLRAGQRVLAHGAAGAVGTMVTQLAREFGGYVIGTGRAADRQKALDFGAQEFVDLDSDALTDVGEVDLVFDAIGGDVQQRSARLIRPGGRLVSVVGPVEARPADGVAVDFVVESDRAQLQEIVQRVRDGRLRTNIGTVAHLDEAVAALDPAERRKGKTVVQVRP; from the coding sequence ATGAAGGCGATCGTGGTGACGGACGAGGCTGCGGGCCTGGCCGGGATGACGCTGGCGCAGCGGCCCGAACCGGCGGCGGCGATCAACGACGTCGTCGTCGCGGTGCACGCGTCGGGGTTCGTTCCGACCGAGTTGGAGTGGCCGTCGACCTGGGTCGACCGGGCCGGTCGCGATCGCACGCCATCGGTGGCCGGGCACGAGCTGGCCGGCGTGGTCAGCTCGCTGGGCTACGGCACGACCGGGCTGTCCGTCGGGCAGCGGGTGTTCGGCATCGCGGACTGGCACCGCGACGGCACCCTCGCCGAGTACGTGGCGGTCGAGGCGCGCAACCTCGCCCCGCTGCCCGGCGACGTCGAATTCACGGTGGCCGCGAGCCTGCCGATCTCGGGGCTGACCGCGTGGCAGGGCCTGTTCGACCACGGCCATTTGCGGGCCGGTCAGCGGGTTCTCGCGCACGGCGCGGCCGGCGCCGTGGGCACGATGGTCACCCAGCTGGCGCGCGAGTTCGGCGGTTACGTCATCGGTACCGGGCGGGCCGCCGACCGCCAGAAGGCGCTCGACTTCGGTGCCCAGGAGTTCGTCGACCTCGACAGCGACGCCCTGACCGACGTCGGCGAGGTCGATCTGGTCTTCGACGCCATCGGCGGCGACGTGCAGCAGCGGTCCGCGCGCCTGATCCGGCCCGGCGGCCGGCTGGTGTCGGTCGTCGGGCCGGTCGAGGCGCGGCCCGCCGACGGCGTGGCGGTCGACTTCGTGGTCGAGTCCGATCGGGCCCAACTGCAGGAGATCGTGCAGCGGGTGCGGGACGGGCGGCTGCGGACCAACATCGGTACGGTGGCGCACCTCGACGAGGCCGTCGCCGCGCTCGACCCGGCCGAGCGCCGCAAGGGCAAGACGGTCGTTCAGGTTCGTCCGTAG
- a CDS encoding helix-turn-helix transcriptional regulator: MLDSVLSQRAGELYQRLLAGERHILAPAALDHDVHELVLAGFARVQDGDPPVLLPIAPAVAAQEVLGELAARIASWQEQTAHTVHELIVLQRDALSVDGGPVRSPADVVTEPDRILTLVDSVQRGARDELLSLDTTAAAGCLCQPRLSPAADEPPRTWKTIFTTDFATPELAWIVDGTRNAGGETRLAATLPMKLLVADRSTALVPLDESGSAGLVLFRSPSVIGALVDLFESLWDRAAPYPAAPSHTGDLTPYQRHVLALLAGNLKDEEIAARTHVSIRTVRRNIAAILDRLGVTTRFAAGVQATKRGWL, from the coding sequence ATGCTGGACTCCGTACTCTCCCAGCGAGCAGGCGAGCTGTACCAGCGGCTGCTCGCCGGTGAGCGTCACATCCTGGCGCCGGCCGCACTCGACCACGACGTGCACGAGTTGGTGCTGGCCGGCTTCGCCCGGGTCCAGGACGGCGATCCACCGGTGCTGCTTCCGATCGCACCCGCCGTCGCCGCGCAGGAGGTACTCGGCGAGCTGGCCGCGCGGATCGCTTCCTGGCAGGAGCAGACCGCGCACACCGTGCACGAGCTGATCGTGCTGCAGCGCGACGCGCTGAGCGTCGACGGCGGCCCGGTCCGGTCCCCGGCCGACGTGGTCACCGAACCGGACCGGATCCTGACCCTGGTCGACAGCGTCCAGCGCGGCGCGCGCGACGAGTTGCTGTCCCTGGACACCACCGCGGCGGCCGGGTGCCTGTGCCAGCCGAGGCTCTCCCCCGCCGCCGACGAGCCGCCACGGACCTGGAAGACGATCTTCACCACCGACTTCGCCACTCCCGAACTGGCCTGGATCGTCGACGGCACCCGAAACGCCGGCGGCGAGACCCGCCTCGCCGCGACGCTGCCGATGAAGCTGCTGGTCGCCGACCGGTCCACCGCCCTGGTACCGCTGGACGAGAGCGGCTCGGCCGGCTTGGTGCTGTTTCGCTCCCCGTCGGTGATCGGGGCACTCGTCGACCTGTTCGAGAGCCTGTGGGACCGGGCGGCGCCGTACCCGGCCGCGCCGAGCCACACCGGTGACCTGACCCCCTACCAGCGGCACGTGCTCGCGCTGTTGGCCGGAAACCTCAAGGACGAGGAGATCGCCGCCCGCACCCACGTGTCGATCCGTACCGTGCGGCGCAACATCGCCGCGATCCTCGACCGGCTCGGCGTCACCACCCGCTTCGCCGCCGGCGTGCAGGCGACCAAACGCGGCTGGCTCTAG